A single genomic interval of Flavihumibacter rivuli harbors:
- the nagB gene encoding glucosamine-6-phosphate deaminase has protein sequence MSMVDSFEKIPVRIFDNLKSGSKFIAQEIAGIIRQKQAEGRNVVLGMATGSSPKTVYAELVRMHREEGLSFRNVITFNLDEYYPIDKDALQSYNRYMKEHLFNHVDIDPANINIPNGEWPKEEIKKYCAEYEAKIEAAGGIDVQILGIGNNGHIGFNEPGSSRFSRTRLITLDNSTRIANSSEFANISEVPRLAITMGIDTIMKARKIYLMAWGPMKAPVLQKAVEEHVTEQIPASLLQQHNDTVFVVDELAASELTRFKSPWLTGDIEWTPIMIRKAVVTMALKLGKPVLALTNSDYSDSGLGDLLVEKGDAYEINLQVFYQLRDSITGWPGGKPNAVIPNHPERSEPYPKRCIIFSPHPDDDIISMGGTFMRLHDQGHDVHVAYQVSGNIAVTDEFVTRFIDFAVGFEEISGIDSSKSKEILANAREFLANKKTSDKDTAEIRAIKGLIRRCEARATCRYVGIKEDNIHFQNLPFYETGAVEKKPMGEEDVLLTMELLRKVKPHQVYCAGDLADPHGTHKVCLDIVFESLRRIKAEGDEWVKDCWVWLYKGAWQEWNIEEIEMAIPMSPDQVMKKRFGIFIHQSQKDMVPFQGADSREFWQRAEDRNANTAQLYAKLGLTQYAAMEAFVRWHY, from the coding sequence ATGAGCATGGTAGATTCATTTGAAAAGATCCCGGTTCGGATCTTCGATAACCTGAAATCAGGTTCGAAATTCATAGCCCAAGAAATAGCTGGCATTATCCGGCAAAAACAGGCAGAAGGCCGCAATGTTGTATTGGGGATGGCCACAGGTTCATCGCCCAAAACAGTGTATGCCGAATTGGTCAGGATGCACCGGGAAGAAGGGCTCAGTTTCCGGAACGTGATCACGTTTAACCTCGATGAATATTACCCGATCGATAAGGATGCCTTGCAGAGTTATAACCGGTACATGAAAGAGCATTTGTTCAATCATGTGGACATTGACCCTGCCAATATCAACATTCCGAATGGGGAGTGGCCAAAGGAAGAGATCAAAAAATATTGCGCTGAATATGAGGCCAAGATCGAAGCAGCCGGCGGTATAGATGTGCAGATCCTGGGTATCGGTAACAATGGTCATATTGGTTTCAACGAGCCTGGAAGCAGCCGCTTTTCACGCACCCGCCTCATCACACTGGACAACTCAACCCGTATAGCCAATTCCTCGGAATTTGCCAACATATCAGAAGTTCCCAGGCTGGCCATCACGATGGGTATTGACACCATCATGAAGGCACGCAAGATCTACCTGATGGCATGGGGCCCGATGAAGGCACCGGTGCTGCAAAAAGCCGTGGAAGAGCATGTAACGGAGCAGATCCCTGCTTCCCTGCTGCAACAACATAATGATACGGTCTTTGTGGTGGATGAACTGGCAGCCAGTGAACTGACCCGTTTCAAATCACCCTGGCTGACGGGTGATATTGAGTGGACGCCTATCATGATCCGCAAGGCGGTGGTGACCATGGCGCTCAAACTCGGCAAGCCTGTATTGGCACTGACCAATAGCGATTACAGCGACAGTGGCTTAGGCGACCTATTGGTTGAAAAAGGAGATGCCTATGAGATCAACCTGCAGGTATTCTACCAACTGCGCGACAGCATCACTGGCTGGCCCGGTGGCAAACCCAATGCAGTGATCCCCAACCACCCGGAAAGGTCTGAGCCCTATCCCAAGCGTTGCATCATCTTCTCCCCCCACCCCGATGATGACATCATCAGCATGGGCGGTACTTTCATGCGTTTGCACGACCAGGGGCATGATGTACATGTAGCTTACCAGGTGAGTGGCAATATCGCCGTTACAGACGAGTTCGTGACCCGCTTCATTGATTTCGCAGTAGGGTTTGAAGAGATCTCGGGTATAGATTCCAGTAAGTCTAAGGAGATCCTGGCCAATGCACGTGAATTCCTCGCCAACAAAAAAACAAGTGACAAGGATACCGCTGAGATCAGGGCCATCAAGGGCTTGATCAGGCGTTGTGAGGCAAGGGCCACCTGCCGCTATGTTGGCATCAAGGAAGATAACATCCATTTCCAGAACCTGCCTTTTTACGAGACCGGGGCAGTGGAGAAAAAACCAATGGGGGAAGAAGACGTATTGCTGACCATGGAGCTGCTGCGTAAAGTAAAGCCCCACCAGGTATATTGTGCCGGTGACCTGGCCGATCCGCATGGCACCCATAAGGTTTGCCTGGATATCGTATTCGAATCACTCCGCAGGATCAAGGCCGAGGGTGACGAATGGGTGAAGGATTGTTGGGTTTGGTTGTACAAGGGCGCCTGGCAGGAATGGAATATCGAAGAGATCGAAATGGCCATCCCCATGAGTCCGGACCAGGTCATGAAAAAGCGATTCGGCATTTTCATCCACCAGTCGCAGAAGGATATGGTTCCTTTCCAGGGTGCTGACTCCCGCGAGTTCTGGCAACGTGCGGAAGACCGCAACGCCAATACCGCACAGTTGTATGCTAAACTTGGCCTTACCCAATATGCGGCCATGGAAGCCTTTGTAAGGTGGCATTATTAA
- a CDS encoding CocE/NonD family hydrolase, which translates to MRRLLSIVLYVCLVVSARSQTVNQQDSAWIRDNYIKLEKYIPMRDGIKLFTSIYMPRDASEKHPILMTRTPYSCAPYGAEKWRPFWDTYHRYYLREGYIMVIQDVRGRWMSEGEFVDVRPFNPDKKSNTDIDEASDTYDAVDWLVKNLPNNNGNVGVMGISYPGFYSTMAAASGHPAIKAVSPQAPVTDWFIGDDFHHNGALALMDGFNFYAGGFGYPRPNPTTKGPVNALNLPENDNYNTFLNIGALPNFMKLTGDSIKFWKDLYAHPNYDDWWKARDTRRAMKDIKPVMLVVGGNFDAEDCFGAWNLYKAIEKQSPSTNNRIVMGPWYHGQWSRGDGSNLGNVRFGSRTSEWYQNNIEIPFFHYYLKGKGEEPKLAEATVFFTGANEWKKLEAWPPANSQQQPIYLQANGGLSWSKPASMVAPSEYISDPSRPVPYTEDVHYSRTREYMTDDQRFASRRPDVLTFQTGVLTEDLTLAGPVIADLLVSISSTDADFVVKLIDVFPDDFKYPDDKPQPSRSVGSTYPMGGYQMLVRGEIMRGKFRRSFEQPAPFQPNKIDQVKFTLPDVAHTFRKGHRLMIQVQSSWFPLMDRNPQQFMNIYEAKDSDFRKATIRIHHDKEKASAIYLPVSR; encoded by the coding sequence ATGAGAAGATTGCTTTCCATAGTCCTATACGTATGCCTGGTAGTCAGCGCCAGGAGCCAAACAGTGAACCAACAAGACTCTGCCTGGATACGGGACAACTATATCAAGCTCGAGAAATACATTCCCATGCGGGATGGCATAAAACTGTTCACCTCCATTTATATGCCCAGGGATGCGTCAGAAAAGCATCCCATACTAATGACACGCACGCCTTACTCCTGTGCCCCTTACGGAGCAGAGAAATGGCGTCCATTTTGGGATACCTATCACCGTTACTACCTGAGGGAAGGCTATATTATGGTGATACAGGATGTGCGGGGCAGGTGGATGAGTGAAGGGGAATTTGTGGATGTCAGGCCTTTTAACCCTGATAAAAAAAGCAATACCGATATTGATGAGGCCAGCGATACCTACGATGCAGTAGACTGGCTCGTGAAAAACCTTCCCAATAATAATGGTAATGTTGGGGTGATGGGTATATCCTATCCGGGCTTCTACTCTACCATGGCAGCAGCCAGTGGACATCCGGCCATCAAGGCAGTTAGTCCCCAGGCACCTGTAACAGACTGGTTCATTGGTGACGATTTCCACCATAATGGCGCTTTGGCACTCATGGATGGCTTTAACTTTTATGCCGGCGGTTTCGGTTATCCCCGTCCCAACCCAACCACAAAGGGTCCTGTTAACGCATTGAATTTACCAGAGAACGACAACTACAATACTTTCCTGAATATTGGTGCCCTGCCCAATTTCATGAAATTGACAGGGGATAGCATCAAGTTTTGGAAGGACCTCTATGCCCATCCCAACTATGATGATTGGTGGAAAGCCCGGGATACCCGCAGGGCCATGAAGGATATCAAGCCGGTAATGCTGGTGGTTGGGGGAAACTTTGATGCAGAAGATTGTTTTGGTGCATGGAACCTCTACAAGGCTATTGAAAAGCAAAGTCCTTCTACCAATAACAGGATCGTCATGGGACCATGGTACCATGGCCAATGGTCCAGGGGAGATGGTTCAAACCTTGGCAATGTCAGGTTTGGCAGCAGGACCAGTGAATGGTACCAAAACAATATCGAAATACCCTTCTTTCATTATTACCTGAAAGGAAAGGGTGAGGAACCTAAGCTGGCAGAAGCAACGGTGTTCTTTACCGGTGCCAATGAATGGAAGAAACTCGAAGCATGGCCCCCGGCCAACAGCCAGCAACAACCGATCTATTTACAGGCCAATGGGGGGCTTTCCTGGTCAAAACCAGCCAGCATGGTCGCTCCCAGCGAGTATATAAGTGACCCGTCAAGGCCAGTACCCTATACCGAAGACGTTCACTATTCCCGGACCAGGGAATATATGACAGATGACCAGCGTTTCGCCTCAAGGAGACCCGATGTCCTCACCTTCCAGACAGGTGTGCTGACCGAGGACCTTACCCTTGCAGGACCGGTGATTGCAGACCTGTTGGTCAGTATCAGCAGCACAGATGCTGATTTCGTGGTAAAACTGATCGATGTATTCCCGGATGATTTCAAATACCCTGATGACAAACCCCAGCCAAGCCGTTCCGTTGGTAGCACCTATCCCATGGGAGGTTACCAGATGCTGGTAAGGGGTGAGATCATGAGGGGAAAATTCAGGAGAAGCTTTGAACAGCCTGCCCCCTTCCAACCAAATAAAATTGACCAGGTCAAGTTCACGCTACCGGATGTGGCACATACCTTCCGCAAAGGCCACCGTTTGATGATCCAGGTGCAGAGCTCCTGGTTCCCATTGATGGACAGGAACCCACAACAATTCATGAATATTTATGAGGCAAAGGATAGCGATTTTCGGAAGGCTACTATCAGGATCCATCATGACAAGGAAAAGGCTTCAGCCATTTACCTCCCCGTATCCAGGTAG
- a CDS encoding copper homeostasis protein CutC: MLEVIAFDIASCGIIARAGANRIELCANPMEGGTTVSYGMLKAARAAVTIDIFPIIRPRGGDFLYTDEEYAIMEEDVKVCKQLGMDGVVIGGLLPDGTVNRDRIAKLVEIAYPLDVTFHRAFDRVRDPFEALEAVINCGCTRILTSGLRDNAIAGAEMLAALVKAADDRIIVMPGAGIRSGNIASLKETTNATEFHTSARKLVASAMDFHQGGLSESTDAVTVDGEEIRKCLEALQSITAG, translated from the coding sequence ATGCTGGAAGTGATCGCATTTGATATTGCCAGTTGTGGCATTATCGCCCGTGCCGGGGCCAACAGGATCGAGCTTTGTGCCAATCCAATGGAAGGGGGGACTACAGTTTCCTATGGTATGCTGAAAGCTGCAAGGGCAGCCGTAACAATTGATATCTTTCCTATCATCAGGCCAAGGGGAGGTGATTTCCTGTATACTGATGAGGAATATGCCATAATGGAGGAAGATGTAAAGGTGTGTAAGCAATTGGGGATGGATGGTGTAGTGATCGGGGGGCTCCTTCCCGATGGTACGGTGAACAGGGACAGGATTGCGAAACTGGTTGAGATCGCCTACCCCCTTGATGTTACTTTCCACAGGGCATTTGACAGGGTGAGGGACCCCTTTGAAGCCCTTGAAGCGGTTATCAATTGTGGTTGCACCAGGATCCTTACCTCTGGTCTTCGTGATAATGCCATTGCCGGTGCGGAAATGCTTGCTGCCTTGGTGAAAGCCGCCGATGACCGGATTATTGTCATGCCGGGCGCTGGTATCCGCTCAGGGAACATCGCATCATTAAAGGAAACTACCAACGCAACCGAATTCCATACCTCTGCCCGGAAATTGGTCGCGTCAGCCATGGATTTTCACCAGGGAGGCCTTTCAGAATCCACTGATGCAGTAACGGTTGACGGCGAAGAGATCAGGAAATGCCTTGAGGCTTTACAATCCATTACTGCAGGTTGA
- the pyk gene encoding pyruvate kinase — protein sequence MSKHASKYLHQQMDKEAGRKHAFKRTKIVATVGPACDTYDKLLALVKAGVNVFRLNFSHGSHEDKGKIIEHIRNINKTEPYNIAILGDLQGPKLRVGEIENNSLPVKEGDILTFTNTKCVGTKEKIYVSYPNLHADVVVGNRIFIDDGKIEVEVSEITAENDVKVKVTLGGIISSKKGINLPDTKISLPALTEKDLADLDFIIDQKLDWVALSFVKRVEDLRQLKDILKAKASKTKVIAKIEMPEAITNLRDIILESDGVMIARGDLGIEIPMEQVPLIQKEIIRKCMHRAKPVIVATQMMESMIDRVKPNRSEVTDVANAVIEGADAVMLSGETATGQHPVLVIETMSKIIKEVEEKVYYYNREEDLTPQPHSPSFLSDAICYNACKIARDVNADALIGMTQSGYTGFMLSSYRPKSPLYIFTKERSLVNQLSLSWGVRAFFYEEEESLDDIISDQIEILKERGFIKSGDVVVQTGSTPVQLHLPTNVLKITKVD from the coding sequence ATGTCAAAGCACGCTTCCAAATACCTGCACCAGCAAATGGACAAAGAAGCAGGTAGGAAACACGCGTTTAAGCGCACTAAGATTGTAGCCACCGTAGGTCCGGCCTGCGATACCTACGACAAGCTCCTGGCCCTCGTGAAAGCAGGGGTGAATGTATTCCGCCTGAATTTCTCCCATGGCTCCCATGAGGACAAAGGCAAGATCATTGAGCATATCCGTAATATCAATAAGACCGAACCTTACAATATCGCTATCCTTGGTGACCTCCAGGGTCCCAAACTAAGGGTTGGTGAGATTGAGAACAATTCCCTCCCGGTGAAGGAAGGCGATATCCTTACGTTTACCAATACCAAATGTGTTGGCACCAAGGAGAAGATCTATGTAAGCTATCCTAATCTCCATGCCGATGTGGTGGTAGGCAACAGGATATTTATCGATGATGGAAAGATTGAAGTGGAAGTAAGTGAGATCACTGCTGAGAATGATGTTAAGGTAAAGGTTACCCTGGGGGGTATCATTTCCTCCAAAAAAGGAATTAACCTGCCGGATACCAAGATATCCCTTCCTGCCCTGACAGAGAAGGACCTGGCCGACCTCGATTTTATCATTGATCAAAAACTGGATTGGGTGGCGCTTTCCTTTGTGAAGCGTGTAGAAGACCTTCGCCAGTTGAAAGATATCCTTAAGGCCAAAGCAAGCAAGACCAAGGTGATCGCGAAGATCGAAATGCCAGAGGCCATTACTAACCTGCGCGATATCATCCTTGAAAGTGATGGGGTAATGATCGCCCGTGGCGACCTGGGTATTGAGATCCCGATGGAACAGGTTCCCTTGATCCAGAAAGAGATCATCCGCAAGTGTATGCACCGCGCCAAACCGGTGATCGTTGCCACGCAGATGATGGAAAGCATGATCGACCGCGTAAAGCCCAACCGCAGTGAGGTTACCGATGTGGCCAATGCGGTAATCGAAGGTGCAGATGCGGTGATGCTCAGTGGGGAAACCGCTACTGGCCAACACCCTGTACTGGTAATTGAAACCATGAGCAAGATCATCAAGGAAGTGGAAGAAAAGGTTTACTACTACAACCGTGAGGAAGACCTTACCCCACAACCCCACTCCCCTTCTTTCCTGAGTGACGCCATCTGTTACAATGCTTGTAAGATCGCAAGGGATGTGAATGCAGATGCCTTGATCGGTATGACCCAAAGCGGTTACACCGGCTTTATGTTGTCCAGTTATCGTCCCAAATCGCCGCTGTACATATTTACCAAGGAAAGGTCACTGGTAAACCAGCTCAGCCTCAGCTGGGGTGTCAGGGCATTCTTCTATGAAGAAGAAGAAAGCCTGGATGATATCATCTCCGACCAGATCGAGATCCTGAAGGAAAGGGGTTTCATCAAATCCGGTGATGTGGTTGTGCAAACCGGCAGTACACCTGTTCAATTGCACCTTCCCACCAACGTATTAAAGATTACCAAAGTAGATTAA
- the pfkA gene encoding 6-phosphofructokinase — MNDSKVTKIGVLTSGGDAPGMNAAVRAVVRTGLYHGLEVYGVMRGYSGMVEDDIVKMESRSVANIIQRGGTILKTARCKEFFEFEGRKIAYENLKKRGINGLVVIGGDGSFNGALKFSKEFDIPCIGLPGTIDKDIAGTDFTIGFDTAVNTAVEAIDKIRDTADAHDRLFIIEVMGRDAGYIALHSGIATGAEHILIPEKKTDIEGVIASLQEKEKRKKLVNLIVVAEGDEFGGAEHVAAHIKTKMPNVDTRVCILGHIQRGGSPTCIDRLIASRMGYHAVESLLNGRHNVMVGILNNKMHYTPLENAVKAKQKINEEWLKIVKILAS, encoded by the coding sequence ATGAACGACAGCAAGGTCACCAAGATAGGAGTCCTGACTTCCGGCGGTGATGCCCCGGGCATGAATGCGGCAGTAAGAGCGGTAGTAAGAACCGGTCTTTATCACGGCCTGGAAGTATACGGTGTTATGCGCGGATATAGTGGCATGGTAGAAGACGATATCGTGAAAATGGAGTCCCGCTCAGTAGCCAATATCATTCAAAGGGGCGGAACGATCCTTAAAACAGCCAGGTGTAAGGAATTTTTCGAGTTCGAAGGAAGGAAAATAGCCTATGAAAACCTGAAGAAAAGGGGCATCAATGGCTTGGTTGTTATTGGCGGGGATGGTTCTTTTAATGGCGCGCTTAAATTCAGCAAAGAGTTCGATATTCCTTGCATAGGTTTGCCCGGCACGATCGATAAGGATATTGCCGGTACTGATTTTACCATTGGTTTTGACACGGCTGTGAACACTGCTGTGGAAGCCATTGACAAGATCAGGGATACCGCTGATGCGCATGACCGCTTGTTTATCATTGAGGTTATGGGCCGGGATGCCGGTTATATTGCCCTGCACAGTGGTATTGCAACAGGTGCTGAACATATCCTGATCCCGGAGAAGAAGACCGATATAGAAGGCGTGATCGCCAGTCTCCAGGAAAAGGAGAAACGTAAGAAACTGGTTAACCTTATAGTGGTAGCTGAGGGCGACGAGTTTGGCGGGGCTGAACATGTGGCAGCCCATATCAAGACAAAGATGCCCAATGTTGATACCAGGGTTTGTATCCTTGGACATATCCAGCGTGGCGGTTCACCTACCTGCATTGATCGCCTGATCGCCAGTAGGATGGGATATCACGCTGTAGAATCCTTATTAAATGGAAGGCATAACGTAATGGTAGGCATCCTGAACAACAAGATGCATTACACGCCATTGGAGAACGCGGTGAAAGCCAAGCAAAAGATCAACGAAGAATGGCTGAAGATCGTGAAGATCCTGGCTTCCTGA
- a CDS encoding prolyl oligopeptidase family serine peptidase has product MKISELTLGLLTIVSFSAQAQFKYPRTEKQDVQDDYHGTIVPDPYRWLEDDNSEPTKKWVRDQNEVTFGYLNSIPFRESWKKRIQEVSNYEKFTAPYRNGDYYYFYKNDGLQNQSVLYRQNGLGGKEELVLDPNTLSAEGTTRLTSFSLSKDGRYAVYTLSKGGSDWQTYYVREMASGKQLDDVIEWVKVSSIAWQGDGFFYSRYPTPEKGKELSTKNENHQVYFHKIGTAQSDDQLVYEDPANAQRFHIASTSEDERFVVLNISDRGKGFMGNALWYMDKQSDAKSWKPLVKEVGQLSYSWVDNFGDKAILRTNDGAPNYKLVAVDMKNPARDNWVTIVPESGFPLQGVGSAGGKLFLNYLENVSSHVYQYSPDGQKEREVQLPGIGNANGFGGNADDQFLFYTFSSYTYPPTIFKYDIASGKSELFKAPRIPSYQPDQYETRQVFYPSKDGTKVPMFITYKKGLKWNRKNPTILYAYGGFNISLTPSFSSAHLAWLEQGGVYAVANLRGGSEFGEKWHEAGMLGKKQNVFDDFIAAAEYLIREKYTSTARLAIQGGSNGGLLIGAVINQRPELFGVAFPQVGVMDMLRYQKFTIGWNWIAEYGSSEKPDHFKFLYAYSPLHNIKPGLNYPPTMVTTADHDDRVVPAHSFKYAATLQEHYKGKNPVLIRIDTNSGHGASNLSKGIELSADIMSFAFYNMGLAPKF; this is encoded by the coding sequence ATGAAAATCAGCGAACTGACTCTTGGGCTACTTACGATCGTTAGTTTTTCGGCCCAGGCACAATTCAAATATCCACGCACCGAGAAGCAGGATGTTCAGGATGATTACCATGGTACCATCGTGCCTGATCCCTATCGTTGGCTGGAGGATGATAACAGTGAACCGACCAAAAAATGGGTACGGGATCAAAATGAGGTCACCTTTGGCTACCTTAATTCCATTCCCTTCCGGGAAAGCTGGAAGAAAAGGATCCAGGAGGTAAGTAATTATGAAAAGTTCACTGCGCCTTACCGTAATGGGGACTACTATTATTTCTATAAGAACGATGGGTTGCAAAACCAATCTGTTCTCTACCGCCAAAATGGACTTGGTGGTAAGGAAGAGCTGGTGCTCGACCCTAATACCCTTTCTGCAGAAGGTACCACCAGGCTGACCAGCTTCAGTCTTTCAAAGGATGGCCGTTATGCCGTTTATACCTTAAGTAAGGGAGGCAGTGACTGGCAAACCTATTATGTGCGGGAAATGGCCAGTGGAAAACAACTGGATGATGTGATCGAATGGGTAAAAGTGTCCTCCATTGCCTGGCAGGGTGATGGATTTTTCTATAGCCGTTATCCTACACCCGAGAAGGGAAAGGAACTTTCCACCAAGAATGAGAACCACCAGGTTTACTTTCATAAGATAGGTACGGCCCAATCGGATGATCAGTTGGTTTATGAAGACCCTGCCAATGCGCAGCGTTTCCATATTGCCAGCACCAGTGAGGATGAACGTTTCGTAGTGCTGAACATCAGCGACAGGGGTAAGGGATTCATGGGTAATGCCTTGTGGTATATGGATAAGCAAAGTGATGCCAAGTCCTGGAAGCCCCTTGTAAAAGAAGTTGGCCAGCTTTCCTATTCCTGGGTAGATAATTTTGGGGATAAGGCTATTCTCCGGACCAATGATGGGGCCCCTAACTATAAACTAGTTGCAGTTGACATGAAGAACCCGGCCAGGGACAACTGGGTAACGATCGTTCCTGAATCAGGTTTTCCCCTTCAGGGAGTTGGTTCAGCAGGTGGCAAATTGTTCCTGAATTACCTGGAGAATGTGAGTTCCCATGTGTACCAATATTCCCCTGATGGCCAAAAGGAAAGGGAAGTGCAATTGCCCGGCATTGGCAATGCTAATGGTTTTGGGGGAAATGCTGATGACCAGTTCCTTTTTTACACGTTTAGTTCCTATACCTATCCGCCAACTATTTTCAAATATGATATTGCCAGCGGTAAATCTGAACTATTCAAGGCCCCCAGGATACCTTCTTACCAACCTGACCAATATGAAACCAGGCAAGTATTTTATCCCAGCAAGGACGGTACTAAAGTGCCCATGTTCATCACCTATAAAAAAGGTTTGAAATGGAACAGGAAGAACCCAACTATTTTATATGCCTACGGCGGTTTCAATATCAGCCTGACTCCGTCCTTCAGCTCAGCCCACCTTGCATGGTTGGAGCAGGGCGGGGTTTATGCCGTTGCCAATCTAAGGGGAGGGTCGGAGTTCGGTGAAAAATGGCATGAGGCCGGCATGTTAGGCAAAAAGCAGAACGTATTCGACGACTTCATTGCAGCAGCAGAATACCTGATCCGGGAAAAGTATACCAGCACCGCGAGATTGGCGATCCAGGGTGGCTCCAATGGAGGACTATTGATAGGTGCCGTTATCAACCAGCGTCCGGAACTGTTTGGTGTAGCCTTCCCACAAGTTGGCGTAATGGATATGCTTCGCTACCAGAAATTCACGATCGGCTGGAACTGGATCGCTGAATATGGTAGCAGTGAAAAACCTGACCATTTTAAGTTTTTGTATGCCTATTCACCCCTGCATAATATCAAGCCGGGATTGAACTATCCCCCAACCATGGTCACAACGGCCGATCATGATGACCGTGTTGTGCCGGCACATAGTTTCAAATATGCAGCCACCCTGCAAGAGCATTATAAAGGCAAGAACCCGGTTTTGATCAGGATCGATACGAATTCCGGCCACGGGGCCAGCAACCTTTCCAAAGGAATCGAGTTATCGGCTGACATCATGTCCTTTGCCTTTTATAACATGGGACTGGCGCCCAAATTCTAA
- a CDS encoding SDR family oxidoreductase produces MDKVLVTGANGLLGHYLINELAGNGFEVVATGKGKARLSDLPDNVRYFEADITHPFALRSVIEMERPGVVVHAAAMTQVDECEQQQSLAHVVNVEATARLLLDAEEFSSFFVFVSTDFVFDGLRGMYTEEDDTHPVNWYGHTKQEAEAIVHTSSIPWAIVRTCLVYGNIPHHSRTNIVTWVKQSLEEGKEIKVVNDQFRTPTYAADLAKGIRLVIQQRAEGIWHISGEEPATPYVLANKVAEFFNLDKTLIREVNSSTFSQPGKRPSRTGFDIAKAKAVLGYQPLGLDDGLKLCFGK; encoded by the coding sequence ATGGACAAAGTATTAGTTACAGGCGCAAACGGTTTACTGGGACATTACCTCATAAATGAATTGGCAGGGAATGGTTTTGAAGTGGTCGCAACAGGAAAGGGTAAAGCGCGTTTAAGTGATCTTCCAGACAATGTCCGGTATTTCGAAGCAGATATCACGCATCCCTTTGCGCTTCGCTCCGTTATAGAAATGGAGAGACCAGGTGTTGTTGTACATGCAGCCGCAATGACGCAGGTGGATGAATGTGAACAACAGCAGTCGCTAGCCCATGTGGTGAATGTGGAAGCCACAGCGAGGTTGCTGCTGGACGCTGAAGAATTCAGTTCTTTCTTTGTTTTCGTATCCACCGATTTTGTGTTTGATGGGTTAAGGGGAATGTATACTGAAGAAGATGATACCCATCCGGTCAACTGGTATGGGCATACGAAACAGGAAGCCGAAGCGATCGTGCATACGAGTAGTATTCCATGGGCCATCGTCAGGACCTGCCTGGTTTACGGCAATATTCCCCATCATTCCCGGACCAATATTGTGACCTGGGTAAAGCAAAGCCTTGAGGAAGGAAAGGAAATTAAAGTGGTCAATGACCAATTCCGGACACCAACCTATGCAGCTGACCTTGCCAAAGGTATACGGTTGGTCATTCAGCAAAGGGCAGAAGGGATCTGGCATATTTCAGGTGAAGAACCAGCCACTCCTTATGTCCTTGCCAATAAGGTTGCGGAATTTTTTAATCTTGATAAAACACTGATCAGGGAGGTCAATTCCTCAACCTTTTCCCAACCGGGTAAAAGGCCTTCCCGGACCGGGTTTGATATTGCAAAAGCGAAGGCTGTCCTTGGCTACCAACCATTGGGCCTGGATGATGGTTTGAAACTTTGTTTTGGAAAATAA